One uncultured Fretibacterium sp. genomic window, AGACCGGGACGATCTCCAGCCCTCCCGCACGCTCGGCACGCTCGCGCGAGCTGACGACGGCGCAGGAGAACCCCAGCCGTGCGGCCTCCCGAAGCCGGACCCCCAGGCGCGTCACGGGGCGCACCTCCCCCGCCAACCCCACCTCGCCCAGCCAGCAGGCCCCCGTCCGGAGCGGCGCGTCCCTCAGGGCCGAGGCCAGGGCGGCGCAGGCCGCCAGGTCCGCCGAGGGGTCCTGGATGGAAAGCCCGCCCGCCACGTTCATGTAGAGGTCGTGCCCGCTGCAGGGCAGCCCGCAGCGTTTTTCCACGACGGCCGTCAGAAGCTGGAAGCGGTTCAGCTCGATGCCCCGCGCCGTGCGCCGCGGGTAGGGGAACACCGTGGGACCCGCCAGGGTCTGGAGCTCGGCGGCCAGGGGGGTCGTCCCCTCCAGCGCTATGGTCATGGCGACGCCGGAGACCGCCGTGTCCAAGCGGTTCCAATAGAGTCCGCTCTTGTCCTCGATGGCCGTCAGGCCGTCCTCCCGCATCTCGAAGACTCCCAGCTCGTCCGTGCTGCCGTAGCGGTTCTTGGCCGCGCGCAGCATCCGGTAGGACGAGTACCCCTCCCCGGAGAAGATCAGCACCGTGTCCACCATGTGCTCCAGCAGCATGGGCCCCGCCAGTCGGCCGTCCTTGGTGATGTGCCCCACGAGCACCGCCGGCACGCGGTCCGCCCGGGCGGCGTCCACCAGCCTCTGGGCGACGGCCCGCACCTGATTGGGCGTCCCGGGCCACCCCGCCTCCCCCTCGGCCCTCATGGCCTGGACGCTGTCCAGCACGACGAAGGAGGCATCCCTCATGTTTTGAAGCGCCCCCTCCAGCTCGTTGCCACAGCAGAGCAGCAGCCGGTCCGAGGCCACCCCGAGCCGGGCGGCGCGAAGGGCCACCTGGGCCTCGGACTCCTCGCCCGAGATGTAGAGCACGGAGGCCCCGGACTCCGCGACCCGCCCCGCGGCCTGGAGGAGCAGCGTCGACTTGCCGATACCCGGCTGGCCGCCGAGCAGTACGACACCCCCCGGGACCAGCCCGCCGCCCAGCACTCGATCCAGCTCCCCGATCCCCGTCGAGAGGCGCTGGGGAGGACGGACGTCGACGGCGCTCACCACCCGTGCTGCGGCGGTCCTCGGCCGGGCGGGGGACCCCGGCTCGGCCTCCAGGGTCCCCCACGCCCCACAGGACGGGCAACGCCCCGTGCGCGTGGTCGTTATATGGCCGCAGTCGGCACACACGTAACGAACCGGTTCGTCCCTTCTCACGAAATACCTCCAGACAATAGCCCTATAAAAAATCCATCGGCGGAACGATGCCGAAGGAGGTAAACCATAGAAAAAATCCACGTTCTCCAAGGTTCATTATACCGCCCCCCTTTCGGCGGGGGCATGGGTATATAGCGGAGGCATGGGTATATAATTGGAAGGAATCTTTATGCTCCTCGTCGGCAGGGCGCTATCCTTACGACAAAGTTCGGGGGGGTTCCACAAAGTGAACAAGAATACTCTGGGCGTCCTCTGCGCCTCGTCCACGGGCCTCCTGTGGGCCTTGAGCAGTCCGGCATCGAAGCTGTTGGGGGAGAGCGGCGCGGACATGGTCACCGTGGTCTTCTTCCGCTGTCTCCTCACCCCGCTGCCGCTGGGGATCTGGATCCGCCTCTGCGCCCCCTCTCACTTCCGCGTGGGACGGAGGGACCTGGCCGTCCTGTTCCTGATCTCGCCCCTGGCGCCCCTGTGCTCCTACCTGGGTTTTATGCTCTCGGTCGTCTACCTTCCCGTCGCCACGGCGCTGGTCGTCCACTACACCACCCCCATCGCCACGGCCATGGGGTCCTCGCTGATGACGGGCGAGAAACCCAGCGTCTACGACCTGTGCGGCGCCTTCATCGTCACGATCGGCGTCGCATGCTCCGTGATGCGCCCCGACTGGACCCTGGACGGCGCGCTCTCCATCCCCGGGATGATCTGGGGCGCGCTGGGGGTCCTCGGCATCGCCTTCCAGACCCTGTGGGGCCGGGCCTCGGTGACGAAGGGGGGCCCGACGGGGATCGGGATCTTCTTCTATACGCACATCTTCGGAGCCGTGTGGATAGTGCCCATCAAAACCCTGACCTCGGGCTGGGC contains:
- the radA gene encoding DNA repair protein RadA, with translation MRRDEPVRYVCADCGHITTTRTGRCPSCGAWGTLEAEPGSPARPRTAAARVVSAVDVRPPQRLSTGIGELDRVLGGGLVPGGVVLLGGQPGIGKSTLLLQAAGRVAESGASVLYISGEESEAQVALRAARLGVASDRLLLCCGNELEGALQNMRDASFVVLDSVQAMRAEGEAGWPGTPNQVRAVAQRLVDAARADRVPAVLVGHITKDGRLAGPMLLEHMVDTVLIFSGEGYSSYRMLRAAKNRYGSTDELGVFEMREDGLTAIEDKSGLYWNRLDTAVSGVAMTIALEGTTPLAAELQTLAGPTVFPYPRRTARGIELNRFQLLTAVVEKRCGLPCSGHDLYMNVAGGLSIQDPSADLAACAALASALRDAPLRTGACWLGEVGLAGEVRPVTRLGVRLREAARLGFSCAVVSSRERAERAGGLEIVPVSHLDEALALGFSVREKETPI
- a CDS encoding DMT family transporter — protein: MNKNTLGVLCASSTGLLWALSSPASKLLGESGADMVTVVFFRCLLTPLPLGIWIRLCAPSHFRVGRRDLAVLFLISPLAPLCSYLGFMLSVVYLPVATALVVHYTTPIATAMGSSLMTGEKPSVYDLCGAFIVTIGVACSVMRPDWTLDGALSIPGMIWGALGVLGIAFQTLWGRASVTKGGPTGIGIFFYTHIFGAVWIVPIKTLTSGWADVPALTGMQISLIAITIIFASLLGYSTFYAALRHIPAPTVSLLTSGEIPAAVVMTSLATDSWPTFPAVVGCVLILFAIALSSWGARRKAPPEADAHPAACP